From one Sylvia atricapilla isolate bSylAtr1 chromosome 21, bSylAtr1.pri, whole genome shotgun sequence genomic stretch:
- the PRPS1 gene encoding ribose-phosphate pyrophosphokinase 1 gives MPNIKIFSGSSHQDLSQKIADRLGLELGKVVTKKFSNQETCVEIGESVRGEDVYIVQSGCGEINDNLMELLIMINACKIASASRVTAVIPCFPYARQDKKDKSRAPISAKLVANMLSVAGADHIITMDLHASQIQGFFDIPVDNLYAEPAVLKWIKENIPEWKNCTIVSPDAGGAKRVTSIADRLNVDFALIHKERKKANEVDRMVLVGDVKDRVAILVDDMADTCGTICHAADKLVSAGATKVYAILTHGIFSGPAISRINNACFEAVVVTNTIPQEDKMKQCPKIQVIDISMILAEAIRRTHNGESVSYLFSHVPL, from the exons aTGCCCAACATCAAGATCTTCAGCGGGAGCTCGCACCAGGACCTGTCCCAGAAGATCGCCGACCGCctgggcctggagctgggcaaggTGGTCACCAAGAAGTTCAGCAACCAGGAGACATG CGTGGAAATAGGCGAGAGTGTTCGTGGGGAGGACGTCTACATTGTGCAGAGTGGCTGTGGGGAAATCAATGACAATCTGATGGAACTCCTCATCATGATAAATGCCTGCAAAATTGCCTCAGCCAGCAGAGTCACAGCTGTCATCCCCTGCTTCCCTTATGCCCGGCAGGATAAAAAGGACAAG AGTCGAGCTCCAATCTCTGCCAAGTTGGTTGCAAACATGCTGTCTGTGGCAGGTGCAGATCATATAATCACCATGGACCTGCATGCATCTCAGATTCAG ggtttttttgataTCCCTGTTGATAATTTATATGCCGAGCCTGCTGTACTGAAATGGATCAAAGAGAATATTCCAGAGTGGAAGAACTGCACCATTGTTTCACCAGATGCTGGTGGAGCCAAGAG AGTGACCTCCATTGCAGACCGGTTGAACGTAGACTTTGCCCTCATCCACAAGGAGCGCAAGAAGGCCAACGAGGTGGACCGCATGGTGCTGGTGGGGGACGTCAAGGACAGAGTGGCCATCCTGGTCGATGACATGGCAGACACCTGTGGCACCATCTGCCACGCTGCAGACAA GCTTGTGTCAGCTGGAGCCACCAAAGTTTATGCCATCTTAACTCATGGGATCTTTTCTGGGCCAGCAATTTCCCGGATCAACAATGCCTGTTTTGAGGCAGTTGTAGTCACAAACACAATACCCCAGGAGGACAAGATGAAGCAGTGCCCTAAAATCCAG gtGATTGACATCTCAATGATCCTTGCGGAGGCCATCAGGAGGACTCATAATGGGGAATCTGTTTCCTACCTATTCAGCCATGTCCCTTTATAA
- the LOC136370510 gene encoding thymosin beta-15A homolog, producing MCDKPDLSEVEKFDKKKLKKTNTEEKNTLPSKETIEQEKECVKSS from the exons ATGTGCGACAAACCAGACCTCTCGGAGGTGGAGAAATTCGacaaaaagaagctgaagaaaaccAACACGGAGGAGAAGAACACGCTGCCCTCCAAGGAGA CTattgagcaggagaaggaatgtGTGAAATCTTCCTAG